Part of the Cuniculiplasma divulgatum genome, AAAATAAGAAGATTGAATAAAAAATATTATATATCATAAAAATACATTGGGATATCTATTGCCAGATACATTAATTATTTCAGAGAAAGCAGATGCAGGAAGAAGGATTGCCTATTTTCTATCCGATGGTAAATCAAAACAGAAAAGATCAAAGGGTTTGAGTTACATAGAATATGAGAATGAGGTTGGTGGTTTTTATCTGGTTCCACTGAGTGGGCACATTGTGGAAATTGATTTTCCAAAAACACTCAAGGATTGGAAATTAGAAAATCTGAAAGAACTTATTTCATCAAATGTAATTCATAATGTTAAAAACAAGACCGCCTATGAGAGCTTAAAAACGCTTTCTGCAGGCATTAAAAGAGTTATAATTGCTACTGATTATGACAGGGAAGGAGAATTAATAGGTACAGAAGCTCTGGATATTGTTAAAAAGGACAAATCCTTCCATGGAGAAATCAAAAGGGCTAAGTTCAGCGCTCTAACAGGCAAGGAAATAAAGGACGCTTTTGCAAACTTTATAGATGTGGATTACAATCTTTCAGATTCAGCTGCTGCAAGGGAGGAGATTGATCTTTACTGGGGAGCAGCTCTTACAAGGTTTTTCTCGCTTATAACAAACAGGCTAGGTAAGAATTTCCTATCCATAGGAAGAGTGCAAACACCCACTCTTGGGCTAATCGTAAAGAGGGAAAGAGAGATAGAAAACTTTGTTCCGGAAAAGTTCTGGGAAGTTAAGGTTGACTTTCTCAAGGATGACGTTTTTACCGGTATCTACGAAGAAGGCAGAATAAACGATGAGAAAAGGGCAAGAGAAATCCTTGAAAATATTATAGGAAAGGATGGAATTGTAAACGAGTTTGAAAAGGGAATGGAAAGAATCTACAAGCCTGCTCCCTTCAACACAACAGAGTTCATGAGAGAGGCTTCTAGAATAGGAGTTATGCCTTCGAGAGCTATGAAGATTGCCGAATCACTGTATGTAAAAGGATTTATAAGTTATCCAAGGACTGATAATACAGTATATCAGAGAAGCATAAACCTCAAGTCAGTGGTAGAAAAACTGAAAAACAGTGAATTGAAGAAGGAAGCAGAAATGGTTCTTTCTCAGGAAAAAATAATACCTTCCAGGGGTAGAATGGAAGCGACCGATCATCCGCCAATCTATCCAACAGAGGTTCCAAAAAGTGGGAGCCTGAGAGCAGATGAAGCAAAGGTCTATGAACTCATAGCCAGGAGATTTCTGGCTACACTTTACAGGGAGGGTACCCGAGAGGTAAAGTCAGCAAAGATAGAAATTGACCATTATAACTTTAAGACAAATGGAACCAGAGTGGTC contains:
- a CDS encoding DNA topoisomerase I, producing the protein MPDTLIISEKADAGRRIAYFLSDGKSKQKRSKGLSYIEYENEVGGFYLVPLSGHIVEIDFPKTLKDWKLENLKELISSNVIHNVKNKTAYESLKTLSAGIKRVIIATDYDREGELIGTEALDIVKKDKSFHGEIKRAKFSALTGKEIKDAFANFIDVDYNLSDSAAAREEIDLYWGAALTRFFSLITNRLGKNFLSIGRVQTPTLGLIVKREREIENFVPEKFWEVKVDFLKDDVFTGIYEEGRINDEKRAREILENIIGKDGIVNEFEKGMERIYKPAPFNTTEFMREASRIGVMPSRAMKIAESLYVKGFISYPRTDNTVYQRSINLKSVVEKLKNSELKKEAEMVLSQEKIIPSRGRMEATDHPPIYPTEVPKSGSLRADEAKVYELIARRFLATLYREGTREVKSAKIEIDHYNFKTNGTRVVDPGWLSIYTYRKFKDIFHPDLEKGEKVKAENWRIEEGETKPPSRFDMASLIKEMENLNLGTKSTRHDIIDKLQSRGFIEGNPVRPTALGSSLIDGVTTVDSKIAEPDMTAELESFMNNIAAGERTKDSVVSTSRNMLSSVLEELGNNKDSIANIIRGALETGTVVGKCNIDGTNIQAIKIRDTIRFRCERDNCIDYYHKIRGLIKPSEENCVVCGKPVVTVIRRGQSPEKLCIDPLCKFNTEKKDIGLCPLDGGHMIIRQSKYGKRFLGCSNFPKCRQTYALPQKGEIKMTGKICEYCHAPIISVSFGSGSREMCPNISCESNKKSKSDMEKVKSTAVKKPLTRKKTVKKSGSSASKEKKARKSVKNA